In a single window of the Drosophila albomicans strain 15112-1751.03 chromosome 3, ASM965048v2, whole genome shotgun sequence genome:
- the LOC117570787 gene encoding trichohyalin isoform X1: MAADEALTGVGELLFSLLIGYLGALEFAFVAQHLYHWTCRHPNTQQGVDAAADAEELPRLRDRLDKELAEAAAREAAAGSNVMQDGVAYSNGFRVESPEDKRKALAAELERQRHIEEETRKQLAEAEAKLAEERQRQQLAAEAAEAAESERKLLEAEKQRAAEQREREENERNAREREEQERQENERKLLEAERQREENERRIQAEEEEKRQREIEESARQRREAEEQREREENERKLRAAEEQRLEEERQRELQEAEALRKKELQEAEEQQRKLQEEAQAEVERQLLQLDDEDEQARRDAEIVERLLAAERERKLSATESELEEEAIALEQSRRIAASKTDLERKQKSIEENARLFMEAEEEMVMLHQRMLQAAQEEEQSLYAGAVPVVEEPCIKKLVPPRFEEPEQECEEPLVVQRVKTQLGQGSGGEEPYMVKSKTLTFPGVSDEGSSVEPISSQQSSFSTQPSEERSHQQTEEERQEPEGEDNVPDVQYTEDYLRSLDGIKSRPLIREDGSGRRRAFKKRRSSGSSNSSRDSRASRDEELKMFTSLEEEELRHGDKADYNPIKYTTEPTLRVKSHHRRHKCSPAKDVKPPADVTSSLEMLGEESTNPWGEVMPEHYKDTEFWKREKALSIDEEELDLEKRASGEEVLDLPKNKPNASSFEEATDEQNELAANTLRQQHSKEQLDKESTESSKATDPSSSSSDIKSNLQTSSATEEQPRRSSPGLRRSPRIDEMDHYEERWRQSEQQATQPSSQPQTPSISVQQPDTAPWRDQYGLLMEGISDFYDFTASVNPSRSRSTSRNPSPQPKNVANRMDIDDQHTLEVYDDTADGPVAGELNCELVLQMLETSINGTEMKVEQIKLQNVADDVQNGCQHMVTMVYEDERSSQPRTVAELEQSIQQKDQVADGTAMDLEEQVSEPQAEQQVEHQLSVVIPQPVIEINALVDEQMENSEPVPTREEMRLFVETMRAQRNSRSRSRSISPLPTSDNIARSLETRRQKRIRQNDELFEKLQQEDLQRSNSTSPIPPEELPKAKSPSPSTSPLTVEPATPLAPFPVVPTISIEVMEDPDVEKEPEDTPESMARLFEQLRLNRCRSHSRSRSRSPLPSAANLEHSLQKRREKLIAQNDTFFAQLDERAKTPEPERRLVVEHRYEYVESTELEVKVEGRDMRSLSPSRSRSMSPTSEEDKSQQFHLMLNLEGSEARTLRQHSQELERLLNLETAEERQELEELLVMEDAEHSQELELLLKSNTKQREVDLEALQKFNTANEEMELRLMSPPKSEQSSDYERSFSEAARDLKDELQVSGFKRSTYVGESLDMGSEFEQLREEAAHFRRSRSPSPSMDLDVAREQAAAQRELQAAILNSLITASGQDAEKRLGAKPKTSEFERTFSEEVKDTQRMKEEALASGFQRSTYVGESIDMGITSQLDDLRHRTAEFNRSRSQSRSPVRDEMDAHALKNIEAEAAKRELQDQLLDQLVASSGNFQDFSRHLNADFLESERRASDSALIQLDPFAYLDPEEYHHFRRYSLAQEQPVEEYPSDECVYISQIEVRSLTGKRTWLKEDFYTQDLADLEVSLTEEKEKRSEYLTEGSWARAVLAAEAEAAEFDETSAIYNYDIIGDYPVMDELSTNDSDDERQTVVEIDDDDEYEFELDEGISDNNERTQPTDESHHDTSECEEAERNADRYANRGADDWEEVENVEDLPDYNIDDGAVGGAFSDPDFYIEQIYNDAVKNRKQSGILREYETMIQEQLTAENADQSEFEKDKSSSDSERYALWAKTRELDRSEEHQRHHKDIDISIGLLESERRDTDMRYLGDAQGAARQSTRLRTRYGYSPKLQVDVVDDDIEVDLNYKPKREYNWRKNFKLDDNEPTETVEKTANDQEDDLEAKHSEEQHVDEKQVELLAEQQLAYEGGENLGESLDLRRISLGGESITLFSRSPEREKLADVPEEGQPELENGEVNGQHQQEDEQLPIEEPLNEKPKKKKSKKKSRKGSKTEEELRDDNDSDNQQYDRRSSATREDQECNTEAPKRKVRSRRSSKSSGNNEELNGALFSPRSSIGFVAEALEGIAEFEAPDENASKKKTKKRKKISKEPKEQISVEQPEEEDIDRALAAALAEIAPVTVSVSANLTPASTQQNLLSSISVGHSLCLTPASSFEEPMPSTEVENNQETTAVAPARSVVDTFDILKDANFYPLF; this comes from the exons ATGGCAGCTGACGAAGCGCTTACCGGTGTCGGGGAGCTGCTCTTCTCCCTGCTCATCGGCTATTTGGGTGCTCTGGAGTTTGCCTTTGTCGCTCAGCATCTTTACCACTGGACATGCCGGCATCCCAACACGCAGCAAGGAGTGGATGCAGCTGCTGATGCAGAAGAGTTGCCACGTTTGCGTGACCGATTGGACAAGGAGTTGGCCGAGGCTGCAGCTCGAGAGGCGGCAGCGGGCAGCAATGTGATGCAGGATGGTGTGGCCTATAGTAATGGCTTCCGTGTGGAATCGCCAGAGGATAAACGCAAGGCGTTGGCTGCCGAATTGGAGCGACAGCGACACATTGAGGAGGAGACACGCAAACAGCTCGCGGAGGCCGAAGCTAAATTGGCCGAggagcgacagcgacagcaattGGCAGCCGAGGCTGCGGAGGCAGCAGAAAGCGAACGCAAGCTGTTAGAGGCGGAAAAACAACGCGCGGCCGAGCAGCGAGAGCGTGAGGAAAACGAAAGAAACGCCAGGGAACGTGAAGAGCAGGAAAGACAAGAGAACGAGCGGAAATTGTTGGAAGCGGAGAGGCAACGAGAGGAGAATGAGCGTAGAATACAAGCAGAAGAGGAGGAGAAACGGCAACGCGAAATAGAGGAAAGTGCCAGACAACGCAGAGAGGCAGAGGAACAACGCGAACGAGAGGAGAATGAAAGAAAACTGCGCGCGGCAGAAGAGCAACGACTTGAGGAAGAACGTCAGAGAGAACTGCAAGAGGCTGAGGCGCTACGTAAAAAGGAACTTCAAGAGGCAGAGGAACAGCAACGAAAACTGCAGGAGGAGGCGCAAGCGGAGGTTGAGCGACAACTGTTACAGCTGGATGATGAGGATGAGCAGGCTAGGCGAGATGCCGAGATTGTGGAGCGATTGCTGGCCGCTGAGCGAGAACGGAAGTTAAGTGCCACGGAAAGCGAGCTCGAAGAGGAAGCCATTGCATTGGAGCAGTCTCGTCGCATAGCCGCCAGCAAAACGGATCTCGAGCGCAAGCAAAAGTCAATTGAAGAGAACGCCCGCCTCTTTATGGAGGCCGAGGAGGAAATGGTGATGCTGCATCAGCGCATGCTACAGGCGGCTCAAGAGGAAGAACAGTCGCTCTATGCGGGCGCCGTACCTGTGGTGGAAGAACCTTGCATCAAGAAGCTCGTGCCGCCGCGCTTTGAGGAGCCCGAACAGGAATGCGAGGAGCCTCTCGTGGTGCAGCGTGTGAAGACACAGCTGGGTCAAGGCAGCGGCGGCGAGGAACCCTACATGGTCAAATCGAAGACTTTAACGTTTCCTGGTGTCTCCGATGAGGGTTCCTCGGTGGAGCCTATTTCCAGCCAACAGTCCTCGTTCAGCACACAACCCTCCGAGGAGCGTTCGCACCAGCAAACAGAGGAGGAGCGTCAGGAACCAGAAGGCGAAGATAATGTGCCCGATGTGCAGTACACCGAAGACTATTTGCGCTCCCTGGATGGCATCAAGAGTCGTCCTCTGATTAGGGAAGATGGTTCGGGTCGTCGACGTGCTTTTAAAAAGCGACGTTCGAGCGGCAGTTCGAATTCATCGCGCGATTCGCGCGCTTCGCGGGACGAGGAGTTAAAAATGTTCACATCACTCGAGGAAGAGGAGCTGCGTCACGGCGACAAGGCCGACTACAATcccattaagtatacgacagAGCCCACGTTGCGCGTCAAATCTCATCACAGGCGCCACAAATGCAGTCCAGCGAAAGATGTGAAGCCACCGGCTGATGTTACTAGTTCGCTGGAAATGCTTGGCGAGGAAAGCACAAATCCCTGGGGCGAAGTGATGCCGGAGCACTACAAGGACACGGAATTTTGGAAGCGGGAGAAGGCCTTATCTATTGACGAGGAGGAGTTGGATCTGGAGAAACGCGCTTCGGGCGAAGAGGTGCTCGATTTGCCCAAGAACAAACCGAATGCATCCTCGTTCGAGGAAGCGACAGACGAACAAAATGAGCTGGCGGCCAACACGTTAAGACAACAGCACTCTAAGGAGCAACTG GACAAGGAGAGCACGGAGAGCTCCAAGGCGACGGATccatcgagcagcagcagcgacatcaAATCCAAT CTGCAAACCTCTAGTGCAACAGAGGAGCAGCCGCGACGCAGCTCGCCTGGGCTGCGACGCAGTCCCCGCATAGACGAAATGGATCACTATGAGGAGCGCTGGCGTCAATCGGAGCAGCAGGCAACTCAACCTTCCAGTCAGCCGCAAACTCCGAGCATCTCCGTGCAGCAACCGGACACGGCTCCTTGGCGAGATCAGTATGGTCTGCTAATGGAGGGAATCAGCGATTTTTACGACTTCACAGCCTCAGTGAATCCCTCGCGTTCTCGCTCCACATCGCGTAATCCATCGCCACAACCGAAGAACGTAGCAAATCGCATGGATATCGATGATCAGCATACTTTGGAAGTCTACGATGATACAGCGGATGGTCCAGTGGCCGGAGAATTGAATTGCGAGCTGGTGCTACAAATGCTAGAGACTTCAATCAATGGAACTGAGATGAAAGTGGAGCAAATCAAGCTGCAGaatgttgctgatgatgtACAGAATGGCTGCCAGCATATGGTGACCATGGTCTATGAGGATGAGCGTTCATCGCAGCCACGCACAGTTGCTGAACTGGAGCAGAGTATTCAGCAGAAAGACCAGGTTGCGGACGGCACAGCAATGGATCTGGAGGAGCAGGTATCGGAACCCCAAGCCGAGCAGCAAGTGGAGCATCAATTGAGCGTGGTTATTCCACAACCCGTCATCGAAATTAACGCTTTGGTTGATGAGCAAATGGAGAACTCTGAGCCGGTTCCAACACGCGAGGAGATGCGTCTGTTTGTTGAGACCATGAGAGCTCAACGTAATTCGCGATCCCGTTCTCGCTCCATATCGCCGTTACCTACGTCAGATAATATTGCACGAAGCCTCGAAACACGACGTCAAAAGCGCATTAGACAAAACGATGAGTTGTTCGAGAAACTGCAGCAAGAGGACCTGCAGCGAAGTAACTCGACATCGCCGATACCACCTGAGGAACTTCCCAAAGCCAAAAGTCCTTCTCCCTCGACTTCACCTTTGACAGTTGAGCCAGCAACTCCACTTGCCCCTTTCCCAGTCGTGCCTACCATTTCCATTGAAGTTATGGAAGATCCCGATGTGGAAAAAGAGCCTGAGGATACTCCTGAATCAATGGCTCGACTCTTTGAGCAACTGCGCTTGAATCGTTGTCGTTCGCACTCTCGTTCTCGCTCCAGATCTCCATTGCCCAGTGCTGCCAATCTTGAGCACAGTCTGCAGAAGCGACGTGAGAAGTTGATAGCGCAAAACGACACTTTTTTCGCGCAGCTGGATGAGCGTGCCAAAACTCCAGAGCCCGAGAGGCGTCTCGTTGTAGAGCATCGTTACGAATATGTTGAATCCACTGAGCTTGAAGTGAAAGTTGAGGGTCGGGATATGCGttctctgtctccgtctcgATCACGGTCCATGTCACCAACGTCTGAGGAGGATAAATCGCAACAGTTTCATCTTATGCTCAATTTGGAGGGATCGGAAGCAAGAACACTCCGACAGCATAGCCAGGAGTTAGAGAGGCTGCTCAACCTAGAGACTGCAGAGGAAAGGCAGGAGTTAGAGGAGTTGCTCGTCATGGAAGATGCCGAGCATAGTCAGGAGTTGGAGCTGTTACTGAAAAGCAATACGAAACAACGCGAGGTTGACTTGGAGGCGCTGCAGAAGTTCAATACAGCCAACGAGGAGATGGAGCTACGTTTGATGTCGCCCCCGAAGTCAGAGCAGTCAAGCGACTATGAACGGAGTTTTTCTGAAGCAGCACGCGATCTTAAGGATGAGCTACAAGTAAGTGGTTTTAAGCGATCCACCTATGTTGGCGAATCCCTCGACATGGGAAGTGAGTTCGAACAACTGCGTGAGGAGGCGGCTCATTTTAGACGTTCGCGCAGTCCCTCACCTTCAATGGATCTAGATGTGGCTAGGGAGCAGGCAGCAGCACAACGCGAGCTCCAGGCTGCTATACTGAACTCACTGATTACAGCCAGTGGACAAGATGCAGAGAAACGACTCGGTGCCAAGCCAAAGACGAGCGAGTTTGAAAGGACTTTTTCCGAGGAGGTGAAGGATACGCAGCGCATGAAGGAGGAAGCGCTAGCCAGTGGCTTTCAGCGATCAACCTATGTGGGAGAGTCGATAGATATGGGCATCACATCTCAACTGGATGATCTGCGTCATCGCACAGCGGAATTTAATCGCTCCCGCAGTCAGAGTCGTTCGCCAGTTAGGGATGAAATGGATGCACATGCTCTAAAAAACATTGAGGCCGAGGCAGCTAAGCGAGAGCTTCAGGATCAGTTGCTCGACCAGTTGGTTGCTTCCAGTGGAAACTTTCAGGACTTTTCCCGTCACCTTAATGCGGATTTTCTTGAGAGCGAGCGACGTGCCTCGGATTCGGCTTTAATTCAGCTAGATCCCTTTGCATACCTAGACCCTGAAGAATATCATCACTTTAGGCGATACTCTTTAGCTCAGGAGCAACCTGTGGAGGAGTATCCTAGTGATGAGTGTGTTTATATATCTCAAATCGAAGTGCGCTCATTGACGGGTAAAAGAACTTGGCTTAAAGAGGATTTCTATACCCAGGACTTGGCCGACTTGGAGGTGAGCCTTACtgaggagaaagagaaaaggtCAGAATATCTAACGGAGGGCTCCTGGGCACGTGCTGTTTTGGCTGcggaagcagaagcagcagagtTCGATGAGACGAGCGCCATCTACAATTACGACATAATTGGGGATTACCCAGTAATGGACGAACTCAGCACCAATGATAGCGATGATGAGCGTCAGACTGTTGTGGAAattgacgacgatgatgagtACGAATTTGAGTTGGACGAGGGCATTTCGGACAACAATGAGCGCACTCAGCCTACAGATGAATCGCATCATGATACCTCCGAGTGCGAGGAGGCCGAAAGGAACGCCGATCGTTATGCCAATAGAGGAGCGGATGATTGGGAAGAGGTCGAGAATGTGGAAGACTTACCTGACTACAATATAGACGATGGCGCTGTGGGTGGCGCCTTCTCCGATCCAGACTTTTACATCGAACAGATCTACAATGATGCGGTAAAGAATCGCAAGCAATCGGGAATACTGCGGGAATACGAGACGATGATACAGGAACAGTTGACAGCAGAGAATGCAGATCAAAGTGAGTTCGAAAAAGATAAATCCAGTTCGGACAGCGAACGATATGCGCTGTGGGCCAAGACTAGAGAACTGGATAGATCCGAAGAGCATCAAAGACATCACAAGGACATTGACATCTCCATTGGTCTGCTGGAAAGTGAACGCCGTGATACCGATATGCGTTATCTGGGTGATGCTCAGGGTGCGGCAAGACAATCGACTCGCTTACGCACTCGATACGGCTACAGCCCGAAGTTGCAGGTTGACGTGGTCGATGATGACATTGAGGTAGACTTAAATTATAAACCAAAGCGTGAGTACAACTGGCGTAAGAACTTTAAGCTGGATGATAATGAGCCAACAGAAACTGTGGAGAAAACAGCTAACGATCAGGAGGATGACCTGGAGGCAAAGCATTCTGAGGAACAGCATGTAGATGAGAAACAAGTTGAGCTTTTGGCTGAGCAGCAGCTAGCGTACGAGGGCGGAGAAAATCTTGGAGAATCCCTGGACTTGCGTCGTATTAGTTTAGGCGGCGAAAGTATAACGCTTTTTAGTCGCAGTCCAGAGAGGGAGAAATTAGCCGATGTGCCTGAGGAAGGGCAGCCAGAGCTGGAGAATGGTGAAGTGAATGGTCAGCACCAGCAGGAAGATGAGCAGCTGCCAATTGAAGAACCTCTAAATGAAAAACctaaaaagaagaagagcaagAAGAAGTCACGCAAGGGCTCGAAGACCGAAGAGGAACTGCGCGATGACAACGACTCGGACAATCAGCAATACGATCGACGCAGCTCGGCAACCCGAGAAGATCAAGAATGCAACACAGAAGCGCCCAAACGAAAAGTACGCTCCCGACGCAGTTCCAAGAGCAGTGGGAATAATGAGGAACTCAATGGAGCGCTCTTCTCGCCTAGGAGCAGCATAGGCTTTGTAGCTGAGGCACTCGAAGGCATTGCCGAGTTCGAAGCCCCAGATGAAAATGCCTCAAAGAAGAAGACCAAGAAACGCAAGAAGATATCAAAGGAACCTAAGGAGCAGATCAGTGTGGAGCAACCTGAGGAGGAAGACATCGATCGGGCATTGGCTGCAGCGCTCGCCGAGATTGCACCCGTCACAGTGTCCGTCTCCGCAAACCTGACGCCAGCTTCAACGCAGCAGAATCTGCTCTCCAGCATCAGCGTAGGACATAGTCTCTGTCTGACACCAGCCTCATCCTTTGAGGAGCCAATGCCAAGCACCGAGGTGGAAAATAATCAGGAGACAACTGCGGTGGCGCCAGCTCGCTCTGTTGTGGATACATTTGACATACTGAAGGACGCCAATTTCTATCCGCTTTTTTAG
- the LOC117570787 gene encoding trichohyalin isoform X3 — translation MAADEALTGVGELLFSLLIGYLGALEFAFVAQHLYHWTCRHPNTQQGVDAAADAEELPRLRDRLDKELAEAAAREAAAGSNVMQDGVAYSNGFRVESPEDKRKALAAELERQRHIEEETRKQLAEAEAKLAEERQRQQLAAEAAEAAESERKLLEAEKQRAAEQREREENERNAREREEQERQENERKLLEAERQREENERRIQAEEEEKRQREIEESARQRREAEEQREREENERKLRAAEEQRLEEERQRELQEAEALRKKELQEAEEQQRKLQEEAQAEVERQLLQLDDEDEQARRDAEIVERLLAAERERKLSATESELEEEAIALEQSRRIAASKTDLERKQKSIEENARLFMEAEEEMVMLHQRMLQAAQEEEQSLYAGAVPVVEEPCIKKLVPPRFEEPEQECEEPLVVQRVKTQLGQGSGGEEPYMVKSKTLTFPGVSDEGSSVEPISSQQSSFSTQPSEERSHQQTEEERQEPEGEDNVPDVQYTEDYLRSLDGIKSRPLIREDGSGRRRAFKKRRSSGSSNSSRDSRASRDEELKMFTSLEEEELRHGDKADYNPIKYTTEPTLRVKSHHRRHKCSPAKDVKPPADVTSSLEMLGEESTNPWGEVMPEHYKDTEFWKREKALSIDEEELDLEKRASGEEVLDLPKNKPNASSFEEATDEQNELAANTLRQQHSKEQLDKESTESSKATDPSSSSSDIKSNTCS, via the exons ATGGCAGCTGACGAAGCGCTTACCGGTGTCGGGGAGCTGCTCTTCTCCCTGCTCATCGGCTATTTGGGTGCTCTGGAGTTTGCCTTTGTCGCTCAGCATCTTTACCACTGGACATGCCGGCATCCCAACACGCAGCAAGGAGTGGATGCAGCTGCTGATGCAGAAGAGTTGCCACGTTTGCGTGACCGATTGGACAAGGAGTTGGCCGAGGCTGCAGCTCGAGAGGCGGCAGCGGGCAGCAATGTGATGCAGGATGGTGTGGCCTATAGTAATGGCTTCCGTGTGGAATCGCCAGAGGATAAACGCAAGGCGTTGGCTGCCGAATTGGAGCGACAGCGACACATTGAGGAGGAGACACGCAAACAGCTCGCGGAGGCCGAAGCTAAATTGGCCGAggagcgacagcgacagcaattGGCAGCCGAGGCTGCGGAGGCAGCAGAAAGCGAACGCAAGCTGTTAGAGGCGGAAAAACAACGCGCGGCCGAGCAGCGAGAGCGTGAGGAAAACGAAAGAAACGCCAGGGAACGTGAAGAGCAGGAAAGACAAGAGAACGAGCGGAAATTGTTGGAAGCGGAGAGGCAACGAGAGGAGAATGAGCGTAGAATACAAGCAGAAGAGGAGGAGAAACGGCAACGCGAAATAGAGGAAAGTGCCAGACAACGCAGAGAGGCAGAGGAACAACGCGAACGAGAGGAGAATGAAAGAAAACTGCGCGCGGCAGAAGAGCAACGACTTGAGGAAGAACGTCAGAGAGAACTGCAAGAGGCTGAGGCGCTACGTAAAAAGGAACTTCAAGAGGCAGAGGAACAGCAACGAAAACTGCAGGAGGAGGCGCAAGCGGAGGTTGAGCGACAACTGTTACAGCTGGATGATGAGGATGAGCAGGCTAGGCGAGATGCCGAGATTGTGGAGCGATTGCTGGCCGCTGAGCGAGAACGGAAGTTAAGTGCCACGGAAAGCGAGCTCGAAGAGGAAGCCATTGCATTGGAGCAGTCTCGTCGCATAGCCGCCAGCAAAACGGATCTCGAGCGCAAGCAAAAGTCAATTGAAGAGAACGCCCGCCTCTTTATGGAGGCCGAGGAGGAAATGGTGATGCTGCATCAGCGCATGCTACAGGCGGCTCAAGAGGAAGAACAGTCGCTCTATGCGGGCGCCGTACCTGTGGTGGAAGAACCTTGCATCAAGAAGCTCGTGCCGCCGCGCTTTGAGGAGCCCGAACAGGAATGCGAGGAGCCTCTCGTGGTGCAGCGTGTGAAGACACAGCTGGGTCAAGGCAGCGGCGGCGAGGAACCCTACATGGTCAAATCGAAGACTTTAACGTTTCCTGGTGTCTCCGATGAGGGTTCCTCGGTGGAGCCTATTTCCAGCCAACAGTCCTCGTTCAGCACACAACCCTCCGAGGAGCGTTCGCACCAGCAAACAGAGGAGGAGCGTCAGGAACCAGAAGGCGAAGATAATGTGCCCGATGTGCAGTACACCGAAGACTATTTGCGCTCCCTGGATGGCATCAAGAGTCGTCCTCTGATTAGGGAAGATGGTTCGGGTCGTCGACGTGCTTTTAAAAAGCGACGTTCGAGCGGCAGTTCGAATTCATCGCGCGATTCGCGCGCTTCGCGGGACGAGGAGTTAAAAATGTTCACATCACTCGAGGAAGAGGAGCTGCGTCACGGCGACAAGGCCGACTACAATcccattaagtatacgacagAGCCCACGTTGCGCGTCAAATCTCATCACAGGCGCCACAAATGCAGTCCAGCGAAAGATGTGAAGCCACCGGCTGATGTTACTAGTTCGCTGGAAATGCTTGGCGAGGAAAGCACAAATCCCTGGGGCGAAGTGATGCCGGAGCACTACAAGGACACGGAATTTTGGAAGCGGGAGAAGGCCTTATCTATTGACGAGGAGGAGTTGGATCTGGAGAAACGCGCTTCGGGCGAAGAGGTGCTCGATTTGCCCAAGAACAAACCGAATGCATCCTCGTTCGAGGAAGCGACAGACGAACAAAATGAGCTGGCGGCCAACACGTTAAGACAACAGCACTCTAAGGAGCAACTG GACAAGGAGAGCACGGAGAGCTCCAAGGCGACGGATccatcgagcagcagcagcgacatcaAATCCAAT ACATGTTCATAA